In Aspergillus fumigatus Af293 chromosome 2, whole genome shotgun sequence, a genomic segment contains:
- the cln1 gene encoding G1/S-specific cyclin, which produces MAYHKRPTSSYQPCDSYFVESYDDFPAPRIDPKEHAKLVARERQYAIADELSKAASDEFRDDILAHMLDMDAATLPDVESIDIQTEIQWFMRPYLLDFLIEAHTAFQLLPATLFLTVNLLDRYCSKRVVYKRHYQLVGCAALLIAAKYGDKKDRVPTIKELKSMCCSLYDDDMFIQMEWHVLQTLGWTVGHPTVDSFLQIAVLDTPHDPEVEHLALYILEISLFHREFVSKASADLARASLALARCILNRPQPRHTEWASQYDSMTLVGLSQQLHQPSQVLSRKYSSSHYSRVAKTLEQFLARQASITSYTPPSPPSDVPSDSKPYYGEIGLATPQKVQSSNLPNGYPTPPITPENEAFANAGNPNFVKEGPETNTCSPSPSPPPMQYVDSHAYNPEAAYAHQPYEQPQMSFTSSF; this is translated from the exons ATGGCCTATCATAAGCGTCCAACGTCCAGCTACCAGCCTTGTGACAGCTATTTTGTGGAGTCTTACGACGACTTCCCTGCTCCTCGTATCGACCCCAAGGAACATGCGAAATTGGTTGCTCGGGAACGACAGTATGCCATTGCGGATGAGCTATCTAAGGCTGCCAGTGATGAATTCCGCGATGACATTCTGGCCCACATGCTGGACATGGAC GCTGCTACTCTCCCCGATGTTGAGTCGATTGATATACAAACTGAGATCCAATGGTTCATGCGTCCCTATCTGCTTGACTTTCTAATCGAAGCCCACACTGCCTTCCAATTACTGCCTGCAACACTCTTCCTGACCGTAAATCTGCTCGACCGATATTGCTCGAAGCGTGTTGTGTACAAAAGACACTATCAGCTGGTTGGATGTGCAGCTCTGCTCATTGCGGCGAAGTATGGTGATAAGAAGGATCGTGTACCTAccatcaaggagctcaagTCGATGTGCTGCTCTCTTTATGATGACGACATGTTCATTCAGATGGAGTGGCATGTTTTGCAAACTCTAGGATGGACAGTCGGACACCCAACTGTGGACAGCTTCCTTCAAATTGCCGTCCTGGATACCCCCCATGATCCCGAAGTCGAGCATCTGGCTCTCTATATCTTGGAAATCTCATTGTTCCACAGGGAATTCGTCTCCAAGGCGTCCGCTGACCTTGCCAGAGCTTCCTTGGCCCTGGCACGGTGCATTTTGAATAGACCCCAACCTCGTCATACAGAGTGGGCGTCGCAGTACGATTCGATGACTCTGGTGGGTCTTTCCCAGCAACTTCACCAGCCATCTCAGGTCTTGTCCCGGAAGTACTCTTCGTCACATTATTCGCGGGTTGCGAAGACCTTGGAGCAGTTCCTTGCCCGACAGGCTTCGATCACAAGCTACACTCCCCCAAGTCCACCCTCTGATGTACCCTCGGATTCCAAGCCTTACTACGGAGAGATTGGACTGGCAACTCCGCAGAAGGTGCAGTCTTCGAACCTGCCCAATGGGTATCCCACTCCTCCCATCACACCGGAAAATGAAGCATTTGCCAATGCCGGCAACCCCAACTTCGTCAAGGAGGGGCCAGAGACTAACACATGCTCGCCATCACCGTCGCCACCCCCGATGCAATACGTGGACTCTCACGCGTACAACCCAGAGGCCGCATATGCGCATCAACCGTATGAGCAACCTCAGATGAGCTTCACTTCAAGTTTCTGA
- the phzA gene encoding putative serine/threonine protein phosphatase gives MGQSHSKGNSGPGDSLQSYPSFSRSDTKESLRSLRGSIRSKIRSSDSPRGSTAGLSDDKSDAASVKSTTSRRSSTNQSVQSPDDTPSQPDAPEPPPSPSLSSSLKRGHKDVNAMQQSGEVDHVSDVPPTGAAPTGPSTQKVGESILIKRENQLNPILDFIMNAPLETSGSPGMGMGALKSIDLDDMISRLLDAGYSTKVTKTVCLKNAEIMAICSAARELFLSQPALLELSAPVKIVGDVHGQYTDLIRLFEMCGFPPASNYLFLGDYVDRGKQSLETILLLLCYKLKYPENFFLLRGNHECANVTRVYGFYDECKRRCNIKIWKTFIDTFNCLPIAATVAGKIFCVHGGLSPSLSHMDDIRGIARPTDVPDYGLLNDLLWSDPADMEEDWEPNERGVSYCFGKKVIMNFLQRHDFDLVCRAHMVVEDGYEFYQDRILVTVFSAPNYCGEFDNWGAIMSVSGELLCSFELLKPLDSTALKNHIKKGRKERNSMLSSPVSPPLLRFVVAKEDHNLFVQHRRDACGLFLAYPSLVTSWGISR, from the exons ATGGGTCAATCGCATTCCAAGGGCAATTCTGGCCCTGGCGACTCACTGCAGTCCTATCCATCCTTCTCTCGCTCCGATACTAAGGAGTCTCTTCGCTCTCTTCGCGGCTCCATCCGGTCCAAGATTCGGAGTAGCGACAGTCCTAGAGGATCGACTGCAGGATTGTCGGACGATAAATCCGACGCCGCATCAGTCAAGTCGACAACCAGTAGACGCAGTTCCACCAACCAAAGCGTCCAGTCTCCCGATGATACCCCTTCTCAACCCGATGCTCCCgagcctcctccatctccttccctgTCGAGCAGCTTGAAACGAGGTCATAAAGATGTCAATGCAATGCAGCAGAGTGGTGAGGTCGACCATGTATCCGATGTACCCCCCACCGGCGCTGCACCCACAGGCCCGTCGACACAAAAAGTCGGCGAATCGATCCTCATCAAAAGAGAAAACCAACTGAATCCTATTCTGGACTTCATCATGAATGCTCCATTAGAGACGTCTGGATCTCCGGGTATGGGAATGGGTGCCCTGAAGTCTATTGACCTTGATGACATGATCTCACGACTGCTCGATGCCGGCTACTCCACCAAAGTCACAAAGACCGTTTGTCTTAAGAATGCGGAGATCATGGCCATTTGTTCGGCGGCACGGGAGCTCTTCCTCTCCCAGCCTGCATTGCTAGAGCTGTCGGCTCCTGTGAAGATTGTGGGCGATGTCCATGGCCAATATACAGACCTAATTCGACTTTTTGAGATGTGTGGATTTCCTCCCGCTTCCAATTACCTCTTCCTAGGCGACTATGTGGACCGTGGCAAACAAAGCTTGGAGACAATCCTGCTCCTCTTGTGTTACAAGCTCAAGTATCCCGAGAactttttccttctccgcGGTAATCATGAATGTGCCAATGTCACTCGTGTTTATGGATTCTATGATGAGTGTAAGCGGCGCTGCAACATCAAGATTTGGAAGACTTTCATCGATACATTCAACTGCCTTCCTATCGCTGCTACCGTCGCTGGCAAGATCTTTTGTGTTCATGGCGGACTGTCTCCTAGTCTCTCACACATGGATGATATTCGGGGAATTGCAAGGCCCACTGACGTACCTGACTATGGCCTGCTCAATGATCTCCTATGGAGCGACCCGGcagacatggaagaagactggGAGCCCAACGAGCGCGGTGTCAGTTACTGCTTCGGTAAAAAGGTGATCATGAACTTTTTGCAGCGTCATGACTTCGACTTGGTCTGCCGCGCACATATGGTGGTCGAGGACGGGTACGAGTTTTACCAGGACCGTATTTTAGTCACTGTTTTCTCGGCTCCTAAC TACTGTGGCGAGTTCGATAATTGGGGTGCCATTATGTCAGTGTCAGGGGAGCTGCTATGTAGCTTTGAGCTACTCAAACCGCTGGATTCCACTGCTCTGAAGAACCATATCAAGAAGGGCAGGAAAGAGCGTAATAGCATGTTAAGCAGTCCTGTGAGTCCGCCCTTACTTCGCTTCGTTGTCGCCAAGGAAGATCACAACCTCTTCGTGCAACATCGCCGAGACGCTTGTGGTTTATTCCTTGCCTATCCGTCTCTCGTCACATCATGGGGCATCAGTCGCTAA
- the ura7 gene encoding small subunit rRNA maturation protein UTP4 — protein MDIHRCRFVPYNPQAINALSFSHPPSAELAGRGVPTLRLAIGRANGDIEIWNPMRGAWFQETVMRGGKDRSIEGLAWTLDPPEAGPDGTKIPGKLRLFSIGYSTAVTEWNLEQGRPMRHSSGNYGEIWCIAAQPRWQATKRGKDGKPLPPAEGEYTGQHLAAGCADGSIVILSTADGDLKFLRLMRPSTKRARVLSVTFQNRNTIVAGYADSSIRLFDLRSGQLLRTISLGKGPAGGPKELLVWSVKCLPDGTIVSGDSAGEIRFWDAKNYSLIQRIQGHLADTLDVAVSANGDTVVSGGADQRTVVYRKSPGEKGEKKGRWAEVMHRRYHTHDVKTFAVYETRDISIVVSGGPDASPVVLPLREFGKEHHRKLSSLPQIPQLASSPSSRLVMSFWDREVSIWRVSRGPISPHDNLEGQKHRLVGRVLIQGEENITSAMLSADGKILIVATVSAVKVFSVRRRKSDERGTLRITKLDVPAAFSKDGARAVSISPDSRWLCVVRPDSAIYLARVMPASSPQDKPQILPQLVKLDRATRHTRHEKASHGSLGDYERTVRCVVFSENSRILATGDLSGCIDTWLLKDVKDSSAVASNKRNGAADSDDESSDDEDERPVIDGERWQYANADSPIPRLKSGVLLLSFRPQSPAEAKLLTNGADQSSQISLRGESRLMALTSEHQLVEFDTLEGKLSDWSRRNPKAYLPEQFKGVKDRAMGCLWDLSESRDRLWLYGTSWLWMFDLNQDFPSSEEMKEAADGHEGDSSTQLVKTSSAHKRKREQMEEEEKRGKANSGAGDRMSLAQSDVHFGSKYRKIEGHDDSKGEWVSLDKERPQAAGDEEAFEYDENSAAVHDTALARLRRGKLEEDGISTPRKRVSLGPRDNLLSLNGSNDTPSRKPNDHDMPDTPQTRLVPPNGTQPARRWWYTYKYRDLLGIVPLSPPSAEDGVEDDTAGNTLEVAIVERPMWDVELPGRYVRDYA, from the exons ATGGATATTCATCGCTGCCGTTTCGTGCCTTACAACCCCCAGGCGATCAATGCACTCTCATTCTCTCATCCTCCCTCTGCGGAACTTGCCGGTCGAGGTGTCCCTACCCTCCGGCTTGCCATCGGCCGCGCAAATGGCGATATCGAGATCTGGAACCCAATGCGCGGCGCCTGGTTCCAGGAGACGGTTATGCGCGGAGGAAAAGATAGGAGTATAGAAGGGCTTGCATGGACTCTCGACCCGCCAGAGGCTGGACCTGACGGGACCAAGATTCCGGGAAAACTGCGCTTGTTCAGTATTGGATACTCGACCGCGGTAACGGAGTGGAATCTGGAGCAGGGACGCCCCATGCGTCACTCGAGTGGAAACTACGGTGAGATTTGGTGTATAGCAGCACAACCAAGATGGCAGGCTACGAAGCGCGGCAAGGATGGAAAGCCTCTGCCGCCCGCGGAGGGAGAGTACACCGGGCAGCATCTCGCGGCTGGATGTGCAGATGGCTCAATCGTGATCTTGTCTACTGCCGACGGCGACTTGAAATTTCTACGGCTGATGCGTCCATCCACAAAGAGAGCCAGAGTCCTTAGCGTCACTTTCCAGAATCGCAACACCATCGTAGCTGGTTATGCGGACAGCTCGATTCGGCTATTCGATCTTCGGTCTGGGCAGCTTCTGCGTACAATCTCTCTCGGCAAGGGGCCGGCTGGTGGTCCCAAGGAATTACTGGTCTGGTCAGTTAAGTGCCTTCCAGACGGTACGATCGTTTCCGGCGACTCCGCAGGCGAGATCCGGTTCTGGGATGCGAAGAACTACTCCCTTATTCAACGTATACAAGGTCATCTAGCAGATACCCTCGATGTCGCTGTCAGCGCCAATGGAGATACAGTCGTCAGTGGAGGTGCGGACCAGAGGACAGTTGTGTACAGGAAAAGTCCGGGAGAGAAAGGCGAAAAGAAGGGCAGATGGGCTGAAGTGATGCACCGTCGGTACCACACCCATGACGTTAAGACTTTTGCTGTTTATGAGACAAGGGATATTAGTATTGTTGTTTCTGGAG GTCCGGACGCCTCGCCTGTCGTGCTCCCATTGCGTGAATTTGGAAAAGAACATCACAGGAAGCTCTCCAGTCTGCCGCAAATACCTCAActcgcatcttctccttcctctaGGCTTGTGATGAGCTTCTGGGACAGAGAGGTCAGCATCTGGCGCGTGTCTCGTGGTCCTATCTCTCCACACGATAACTTGGAAGGGCAGAAGCATCGGCTTGTCGGAAGGGTCTTAATTCAG GGTGAAGAAAATATCACATCAGCGATGCTCTCCGCGGACGGAAAGATTCTTATTGTGGCTACGGTTTCCGCAGTCAAGGTTTTCTCCGTCCGACGACGAAAGAGTGATGAAAGGGGAACTTTACGGATAACAAAGTTGGATGTTCCTGCCGCGTTCTCTAAGGATGGCGCACGAGCTGTGTCCATATCGCCGGACAGCCGGTGGCTCTGTGTGGTTCGACCTGATAGCGCCATCTACCTGGCCAGGGTCATGCCTGCTTCGTCTCCTCAGGACAAACCACAGATCTTACCGCAGCTTGTTAAACTTGACAGGGCGACTCGGCACACTCGTCACGAGAAGGCTTCTCATGGTTCTCTAGGGGACTACGAGAGAACTGTGCGCTGCGTTGTCTTTTCCGAGAACAGCCGAATTCTAGCGACCGGTGACCTTTCCGGCTGTATCGATACCTGGCTCCTGAAAGATGTCAAGGACTCGTCTGCAGTAGCTTCTAACAAGCGCAACGGCGCTGCAGATTCTGACGATGAATCttcggacgacgaggatgaacgACCGGTGATAGACGGAGAGCGCTGGCAGTACGCCAATGCTGACTCACCCATACCCAGACTCAAATCTGGCGTGCTTTTGCTCTCTTTCCGCCCCCAAAGCCCGGCAGAAGCAAAGCTTCTCACAAACGGTGCTGATCAGTCTTCCCAGATATCTCTGAGGGGCGAGAGTCGATTGATGGCTCTTACGAGCGAACACCAGCTTGTGGAATTCGACACTCTTGAAGGAAAGCTATCGGACTGGTCAAGGAGGAACCCCAAGGCTTATCTTCCGGAGCAATTCAAAGGGGTCAAGGACCGAGCAATGGGGTGCTTGTGGGACCTTTCCGAGTCGCGTGACCGCCTGTGGTTGTACGGGACATCTTGGTTGTGGATGTTTGACCTGAATCAGGATTTTCCCTCCTCGGAAGAGATGAAGGAAGCCGCAGATGGCCACGAAGGAGACTCTTCGACACAGCTCGTTAAGACATCTTCGGCTCACAAGAGAAAACGTGAACAaatggaggaagaagagaaaagaggaaaagcgaaCAGTGGTGCTGGTGATCGGATGTCATTGGCTCAATCGGATGTTCACTTTGGCTCCAAATATCGCAAGATCGAAGGACACGATGACTCCAAGGGAGAGTGGGTCTCTCTAGACAAGGAACGCCCACAAgcagcaggagatgaagaggccTTCGAATATGACGAAAATTCTGCAGCAGTTCATGACACAGCCCTGGCGCGACTTAGAAGAGGAAAGCTTGAGGAAGACGGAATTAGCACTCCGCGAAAGCGAGTCTCTCTTGGACCTCGTGATAATCTTCTCTCGCTCAATGGATCCAATGATACACCATCTCGGAAGCCAAATGACCATGACATGCCTGACACGCCTCAGACACGATTGGTGCCGCCGAATGGAACTCAACCGGCACGTCGGTGGTGGTACACGTACAAGTACCGTGATCTGCTCGGCATTGTGCCTCTGAGCCCGCCATCGGCCGAGGATGGCGTCGAAGATGATACTGCGGGCAATACCCTGGAGGTTGCCATTGTCGAGAGACCTATGTGGGACGTTGAGTTACCAGGTCGCTACGTCAGAGATTACGCATAG